Part of the Coregonus clupeaformis isolate EN_2021a chromosome 8, ASM2061545v1, whole genome shotgun sequence genome, atgtatacaTTTTATATTCAGCCTTTGGGAATCAGCTCTTATTACTTCCCTCATAAACAAGTCTCTTCCCACCACACTAGGGGTTTGGGGGTGGTTTGAGGGATGGACCCTCCCCACCCTCTGGCTTGCTGCGTTTCCTTTGCCGGTTCCGTTTCTTCTTCTCGCCCTCAGTCTTAAGCGGTTGCGTCGGTGgctgttttttcttcttcttcaggcAGCTGAGTGGGTTAGGATTGGAGATTTTCCTCTTACGCTTCTTGCCCCGGCGCTCTCCATCCTGCCCGATCCCCTGCACCTCCTTCAGGCTGTTGATGCTCTGCTGCTGGGCTGGTGTGACCATCTCTCCCAGAGCCACAGCCTGCACATGGTTCACCGAGCACGGGCTGGGCTTGTCcaacactatggtgttgaagatGATATACAGAAGAGGCACGCCTGGGATCTTCTTTAGGCCTGCTGTCACCTCTTGGTCCTGGAAATTAAACATCAGACAGGAAGAGGTGAATCAATGCATTTGGTCTAGACTGGATGTATGCAGCTAGGTAGGTGGCACTATTGGTTGTTGATCCTGAGGAGACGAGTGTCTAGCACATTGGCCGTGTTCCTCTGCTCAAGCGTTGCTGACGCATGCCAAAACTACCACGCCTAgatacgtaaaatacctatcagctaaccacatggTCCTGTTACCCTGCTCAGaagttgcatgcatcaaccaatggttgcgtgccacgccATCGagggcaccagattgctataacatatgatctGGATAGCtgatacctatccaggcgttgtaagatctggcatgcatcagcaacgtctgagcagagGAACATGACCCCATGTTATAGCAATTTGGCAGTTGATGACGCGgcatgcaaccattggttgacTCATGCAAGGTCTGAGCAGGGAAACACGACCATTGATTGACCCAGGTAAGTAAAGGTACGACCTAACACGTACCTGTGTGGCAACAAAGTAGTGGTGAGGATTGGTCCCTTCCAGCATGGACAGCAGACACTCTGACGCAGATACAGGGTTCTTGAAATGCTTGCAGTTCCTAACCTGATACCGCTGCAGGATGAGTTTGGCACCATAGAGGTCCTTCAGCGATTCAAGTTCCTTCAGCGCACAACTGTAGGACATAAGGTTTAAAAAAAACTGTCGTTGGGTAAAACTCATGACAGTGTGACATTTACTACAATAGCAAACCCCACTCACTTTGTAGTACAAAGTTGCACCTCCCCCATGAGGTATTTCGGCATCTGCTCTTTGATTTGAATCTTATTCTTCAGCGCTGCCTGGCAAAACGTCCCGTCGATTAGAATTTGAAAGGGCTCTCTAAAACTGAAGTTGTGTTTGTAGAAATTGATGGTTTTCTTGGCTTGCTTTTGTCGTTTGATCGTCATTGTGACTAGCTTGCTAGCCCAATAATGTACTAAAAGGAGTTTGCGAGATTGTCCGACAGGATTACTTCTTGAAAAATCCCACACAAATATCACTCAAATGAACGCAATTGCATATCGTAGAGCATTACCTATATTCTGTAAATCTGAGTCAGTATCGATTTACTAGTACACACTGTTCGCGGATTCATAACAAATCACATTACGAGCAAATAAATCATATCAAGCAGCATGGAAAATATAAAAACACGTTTGCTTGGTTGAGTAACAGCTGAATATGTCCGTCTGGAAACAGAACGTCAGAATCAAGACTTTTGTTCCTGTCTCAAGTCAGTTCCGTTATGTGCTGTGAAGTACTGCTGATTTTAAATATGCGTATATGAAGTAAAAACTAAAAAAAATTGTGGCCATGAGATGGGGCTAAGATGGTGGACAGGAAAACATTTGAAAAGTGGAACAGGCTCCTAACCTATtgtaacgacccggtattgtgttcgtgggtgtgttattgttctcatgggtgctagcaggggttaaatatgccaggacagatggaaagtttggggggttgggggggaatgatgggtaatcccgcggggttttgaaatgcataaatagggattactgtctcatctctctctttttcgATTCGGGCTCTTGATCTGCTCCTATGAGTCTGCCACTTAACtttacattgtgtatttgtgtacgtTTGGAATTTAGTGGTGtaggctgtggcctgaacaatagtccagtttaggaataaacctgtgttctgccctgCACATCTGGTGTCCGTCTCTTTTAacctattttgtgtgtttttttgcattgtttgtaacttcttttttatttaatgagtccgacgcgaaggatatactgcttttccgagaccaggcccaaatcccgtcattcgtgtgaagaaaagacggaaatacagggggcggagatctgggtgccttgtgagaattcgtcggcgagtggataacccgcctctaccatccgttctattggccaacgtgcaatcactggaaaataaactggatgatctccgctcgagactatcctacaaacgggacattaaaaactgtaatatcttgtgtTTCACCGAATCGTGGCTGAaggacgacacggataatatacagttggctggattttccgtgcatcggcaggacagaacagctacgtccggtaagacgaggggtgatggtgtgtgtctatttgtcaataacagctggtgcccgatgtctaatattaaagaagtcttgaggtattgctcgcctgaggtagagtatctcatgataagctgtagaccacactatctaccaagagagttttcatcgtgcttagtcccctcctgtactccctgttcatccatgactgcgtggccaagcacgactccagcaccatcattaagtttgctgatgacacaacagtggtaggcctgatcacagacagcgatgagacagcctatagggaggaggtcagagacctggcagtgtggtgccaggacaacaacctctccctcaacgtgagcaagacaaaggagttgatcatggactacaggaaatggagggccgaacacacccacattcacatcaacggggctgtagtggagcgggtcaagagtttcaagttccttggtgtccacatcaccaacaaactatcatggtccagacacaccaagacagtcgtgaagagggcacgacagcaccttttcccccttaggagactgaaaagatttggcataggtccccagatcctcaaaaatgtatacagctgcaccatcgaaaacatcctgaccggttgcatcaccgcctggtatggcaactgctcggcatccaaccgtaaggtgctacagagggtagtgcgtacggcccagtacatcactagggccaagcttcctgccatccaggacctatatactaggcggtgtcagaggaaggcccaaaaaattgtcaaagactccagtcacccaagtcatagactgttctctctgctaccgcacggcaagcgataccggagcgccaagtctaggtccaaaaggctccttaacagcttctacccccaagccataagactgctgaacaattaatgatatggccacccggactatttacattgacatcccctccccttttgtttttacactgctgctactcgctgtttattatctatgcatagtcactttacccctacctacatgtacaaattaccttgactaacctttacccccacacattgactcggtaccggtatcccctgtatatagccttggtattgttattaaatttttttttttgttactttagtttatttagtaaatattttcttaactctatttcttgaactgcattgttggttaagggcttgtaagtaagatctacacctgttgtattcggtgcatgtgacaaatacaatgttATTTGTTATAAGTAAATATAGAATGGGGGAATGCACAAGCCTTCTCAAAGATTTGATGAAAGAGAAGATGGCAGACAGGAAAGAAAGGAGAAAAGTGGAacatgttttgagtgaatatgtGTGGATCACACAAAACCTTTGGAAGAGCTACAGAAGGAAATTGAAGatgacgagagtgaggatgaattaactgtggtggcaggtgcgGTGAAGACCGCTGAGTTTGAGCCTCGTCCTGATGATGACAAAGATTATTCCGGCCCAGTGGAAGTGAGATATTTGGATAGAATTGATCCTTGCTTTCTGgcagatccatatgtggtgtaaggtagggtggagaagaggttggagaATGTTGGGTCGGTGAAAGTTACTCGAAGTGGAATCGTGTAGATTTTTTGCGTTTCTGCCGTCCAGAGGGAGCGTGCGCTCCACACCACGTGTCTGGGGACAAGAACTTTGACTTGCTTTCCTCTAGGGAGCAAGGCAccgttgaaaggagtgataattGGAGTGCCGTTAAGTGTTGTGGAGGATCAACTGAAGCTGAAGATTTCCGGTGTCTGTGAtgcccgccgtttggtgcaacACAGACCCGATGGAGAGTGTGGTGGAACAGAGAAGACACTGTCTGTACTATTGAGTTTTGATGCAGTCTTTACCAGATAAAGTCAAGTTAGgatgtgtcagttatcccgtgagagctTTTGTCCCGAATCCATTACAGTGTtttaggtgtcaagcttatggtcatTTGGCAGCAGAAGTGTGCTGGAGGACATGAGACAAAATAATGTGTAGTATCAGTGGAAAAAGTTGTGTGTGTAAACTGTAGGGGTACCCATGGTGCTGGAGATCATAGGTGTCCAGTGAGAGAAAGGCATgttgagtaaaaaaataaataatgtaaccCTTATTTTACTAGGTAAGtggactgagaacacattctcatttacagcaacaacttGGGGAGTAGTTAGGAcagggatgaatgagccaattggatgctggggatgattaggtggcatGAGGGCCATACTGGACATTTaaccaggacaccggggttaacacccctactcttacaattaGTGCTATGGGATCTTTAATGACCACAGGCAGTCAGGACACCcttttaacatcccatccgaaagactgcaccctaataatataataataataataataataataatatgccatttagcagacgcttttatccaaagcgacttacagtcatgcgtgcatacatttttgtgtatgggtggtcccggggatcgaacccactaccttggcgttacaagcaccgtgctctaccagctaagctacagaggaccacaaccctACAttgggcaatgtccccaatcactgccctggggcattgggatctcCTTAGACCAGCATGAAACATGACCCCTACTGGCtttccaacaccacttccagcatcatctggtctcccatccagggaccgaccaggaccaaccctgcttagcttcagaggcagtgcagaaggtgtcgtatgctgaggcagtgaagagagtagtagaggaagatgggtccaggGTGAGGGATCCTAAGACGATCCCTGTGAGTAGGCCGAGGCCATTAGAGAGTGATAGGAATAACGTGCTTCACTAAGGTTGTGTTTGTGGCGTTCATGGCCATGGTTGTCAATTGGAACGCaggaatggaacgtaaatcacagaggatagatgttgtggtggcagctgcagaggaaTACTTGGGTGTACAAGATTatactgcagaagagttacaagaTGTTTTGAATGACAGTGTCCCGTTCTCCCAGGCTGCTGGCCTCGAgtaggatcagatagggccaaagtagtggaatagtggtgaggttttaatcggtgcagggttagttggtagggcaatcttttcacaaagtgtaatgaattcaAACTACAGAATAGTAGGCTGATACACAGCCAATACAGTAGGTGCACctatgacaacattttgtttgTGGACCGCCATAATACCAAAGATGAAAAACATTATTTTGTGAAACTTGACTTTTAAAAAAATCGAATCATGTGAAGAGTCACATATTTTACACAATGAATACAGTTTACCTCACTGTGCTGCATGGCTGTGAAATGTCCCTTCATCCAACtttgtaaataaaaaataataaaaaattctGTATAAAAATACTTCAGCCCTTTGTAATCATCCTAATAATGTCTAACCATTCAACCCTTGTGTCAGAAAGTTATGTGCAAAGGTGGATGGCAGCCTGGCAGTCATGTGGGAGTGGGCTATCAGTGACTTCGTCAGAGCTGGATATGGCTCCATACATCCATTCCTTTTATGCATacggtgccttgcaaaagtattcatcccccttggcattttcctattttgttgcattacaacctgtaaaatgctatgtctggcgcaaacccaacacctctcatcaccccgagaacacaatgtttttcatcggcagggactgggaaactggtcagaattgaaggaatgatagatggcgctaaatacagggaaattcttgagggaaacctgtttgagatttgagactgggacggaggttcaccttccagcaggacaatgaccctaagcatactgctaaagcaacactcgagtggtttaaggggaaacatttaaatgtcttggaatggcctagtcaaagcccagacctcaatccaattgagaatctgtggtatgacttaaaaattgctgtacaccagcggaacccatccaacttgaaggagctggagcagttttgccttgaagaatgggcaaaaataccagtggctagatgagacataccccaagagacttgcagctgtaattacagcaaaaggtggctctacaaagtattgactatgtgggggtgaatagttatgcacgctcaaggttTCTGTTTTTGTCTTATTGTAACACAAtacaaattattttgcatcttcaaagtggtaggcatgttgtgtaaatcaaatgatacaaaccccaaaaaatccattttaattccaggttgtaaggcaacaaaataggaaaaataccaaggggggtgaatactttcgcaagccactgtatacatttattctggtgacatgatgatcgatgcttgactgccgttatAATCTCATCAGTACaatagcctacccacactgtatctggaaactgttggctagagctcacaaaactatcggtaaagtggaaaatgcgatggaaacacattgaactttcgaTTTTTATTAGGTACATGAAAACTGAAAAGTACATTCTGTGCACTGTGTCATCACGCACTGACTTTTATCAGCatcaagtcagtttggtggaaacacaccactggtgggaaaattcgcatattttctttatgcagattttagaatattcgcatgaaatctgtcgccaattggatggaaacctagcttctGATAACCAACTAGATGTCACCTTGATACAAGCATGAATTGCAACAACACCGGGACACAGTGGGTGCATTCCagcggatcacttttgtcaagaaGTTGcatttcaaagtgtgttgcattatgggtaTAACATTTGCCTGACCAAAATATGCATGACCTTTACAACAAATCAAAGGTCATGAACTTCGACTGCAGTCGACTGAACATTGCTCACCAACTGCAACTTGAAGCCTGAACCGAAGCTTGTGGGAGAGACAACCTCCTGTATTTTTGGAAGCAAAAGGCACTACATGCTCATAAAATGGTTGATGTCGCCACCTATCATTGGTTATTatgtgtactgttttgggtgtaTGACTATTTAGAGCCTAAATACATCTTTATCCTTACAATCTAAttacataggcctacatttgatCGACATTTCTAACATAGATAACAGGTGGGATAAGCACatatcagtcatagtaagtacatttttcctcaaagtagctatcagcaaagtcagagctagtaaaggGGAAATTATTTAAGGTATTCTTTGAAgaagtagggtttcagatgtttttggaagatgggcagggactctgctgtcctagcttcagggggaagctggttccaccattcgGGTGCCAGGAcaaagagcttggactgggctgagcaggagctgCCCTCCGGTAGGGTGGGGAAGGGCCAAGAGACCAggggtggcagaacggagtgctcgggttgggctgtagggtttgagcatagcctgaaggtgcTACGAAggtgcagttcctcttgctgctccgtaggcaagtaccatggtcttgtagtggatgtgagcttcgactggaagccagtggagtgtgcgccagtggagtgtgcggaggagcggggtgacatgggaaaaCTTTGGAAGGTTGAACACGAGgcaggctgcagcattctggataagtttcaggggtttgatggcacaagcgaggaaccgagccaacagcgagttgcagtagtccagacgggagatgacaagtgcctggattaggacctgcgccgcttcctgtgtgaggtagggtcgtactctccaaatgCTGTAGACAGAGCATGAACATGCAAGagtgagtcactgctttgatgtttgcagagagcGACAAGGT contains:
- the LOC121571470 gene encoding rRNA-processing protein UTP23 homolog, encoding MTIKRQKQAKKTINFYKHNFSFREPFQILIDGTFCQAALKNKIQIKEQMPKYLMGEVQLCTTNCALKELESLKDLYGAKLILQRYQVRNCKHFKNPVSASECLLSMLEGTNPHHYFVATQDQEVTAGLKKIPGVPLLYIIFNTIVLDKPSPCSVNHVQAVALGEMVTPAQQQSINSLKEVQGIGQDGERRGKKRKRKISNPNPLSCLKKKKKQPPTQPLKTEGEKKKRNRQRKRSKPEGGEGPSLKPPPNP